Genomic segment of Anguilla rostrata isolate EN2019 chromosome 13, ASM1855537v3, whole genome shotgun sequence:
AGGCCAAAGGTGAAAACTTCAGCCTCCTGTAGCAAACATGCGGTCTCTGTGGCTGAGACTGTGAGCCTAGGCAGGTCTGGCTTGGACTGCATTGCTGGTTTTGAAAGCCAGGGTCATCGTAGGGAATTCAAATGGAGAAGAGTCAGCCGTGTGTAGAGCCGTGGCCCCTGACAGTGCTGTTGACAGTGCGCTGGCTGACTCGGTCTGGGAGCAGTTTGGGGGGAATTGGGAGGGGGAGTTTATCCCACCGTCCGGCCGAGCGCATTTCCTCCCCGGCCCAGCTGCGGGGTCCCGCGGGCTCCAGCCCGTCACccgtctccttccctccttcctctcctccacctgcttttttttcccacagggcaggcatttgtttttttcgtgGCTGCGTCCTCCCAGGCGCGCGTTTATTCGGTccgctgatcccagatcagccgAGGCTGAGCGGCTGCGCCTGTAAACAGCCTCCTGTTCTCCTGTTTGCGTCCTGCATGCCTGTCCCTGGATCGGCTGCTGACTTTGGGCATTTCGCGGATGCTCTTACACACTGCAGACGCCAAGTGCAAAGATCAGGGAACAAGGTGCTGTCATTCCCCAGAGAGGGAAAGTATAGTCCCAATAGAGACAGCATGTGCTAGAAGTGCAGACTAGATTGACAGCTTGTCAACTACCCTTTTAAACCTTAAGCCAAGTTAAAGGGAGACTTCCTTGCTAAAGAGAGACTTACTGTTtggctgcctctctctcaggtgacgACTGCATGCatccctgctcccctctctgACCTGGTGAGTTCAGGCCCTGTTGGGTCTGCCTGCTCAACTTATTGGGTCAATAGAATATAATGCGATTCAATAATTCAGTAGAATCTGCAGACGGTTTAACGGTTGCTTTAATAGCTTTTATAATGGCTTTAATAATGGAACAGCTGTGGTTATCGCAGTGaggcaactgttttttttttgtctttgtgcgTACAGCAGCGGAGAAGCACAGATCCCTCCAGATACATCCAGCATCCGGTGAGTCCCTCTCCAACCCCTCTCCCACCCTTACACCTGGGAGCACATTCGTACCGTGTCTCGGGGTCAGggagctgatctaggatcagttttgcctttCAGCTCCTAATGGACGCAGTTAGGACATGGACAACGGAAACCTGATCCCAGATCAGAACTTCTGCTCCGAGGCACTTTATGAATACGGGCTGTGGTCTTCACCCACTCCCTGGCTAATCGGTGCAGTCCTGATGTTtaaattttgctttttaaattaaacgtCATTAACAGCGTTATTATTAAACGACTGCAGTGAGAAGTGTTTTCATTGGAACGATCAGTCTGAAGTTATTGAATATGCTGTTCCTCTGTCCTCAATCCCCTCCTGTGATTCCCTGCCACTGACCGTGCTGATCACTGTGACTGTGCTTCCAGGGATCCACCAGGTCTCTGCCATACGCCAAACAAAGGAACACCTTGCCCAGGTAGCGATGCTCAGGTCTCCGTCTATCCACCTGAGGATAACTCTATCTCGCTCGCCCTGCATCTCCCATCTCTTCCTGTGgaatgtgttttctctctctttctttcctccgTTTCTCTGTGTTCAAATTCTCCCTGGCTTCGTTAGCACGACAGGTGCGTGCCATAGTACTCACTTCCCAGTGGATTTAAACCTGCTTGTTCTTAGCATTTCTCTGCTGACTGTTGGCTTTGCCCTCATCACATGTGAGGGGTTTCTGAGGGGAAGGGTGGTAAGAGCCGTTACACTGTAGCTAATACTCCCATAAAGAAGTGACATTAAAATAGCCGTGGAACATGGATGCATTTGgtctttatttacttatttgccGTTATCGTTGTTGCTTTAACTCCTGTCTCATCTCTGCttgaaacatattttcacaCTTCTCTGTCTTCCTGTTTACCCTCTCTTTTCGTCCACTTTCTGACACGTCTTGTCTGCCCCCCGTTTGTCCTCCCGTGGTTCCTCTCCTCCGCCTCTCCGGGCGTGTCGCGGGCGCAGGAGTTTCAGCTTGGATCGGGTGATGGAGAGGGTGATGGAGAGGAGCTACGACTTTGACCTGACCTACATCACCGAGAGGATCATCTCCGTCTTCTTCCCCCCGCTGCTCGAGGAGCAGCGTTACCGCGCCAACCTGCAGGAAGTGGCTTCCATGCTCAAGTCCAAACACCAAGGCAACTTCCTGGTGAGCTCCTCCCCGTCCacagttctgtttctgttcacGCTTCTCTCACCAAAGCCTGACTTTCAGCCTCTTTGGCTCACATAAAGATACTGACGTTGAGATACCTTGACTAAAAATCATGctactttaaaatgattaagaactgggaaaatatttttcattaatttactaAATACCAGCGTCTGTCTTCTAAATGTCTTGCTTTATGTAAATATTAGGCTGGATTTTTTGCTGTAACTATTCTTTGCTCAATTACAGCATTACCAGCAGAACAGTATTTCTTAATGCAGACTGCTGAACACAGGTAGATGAGTTTGtggaatattcattttattaatttcatcaTCTAATTTTATCGTTCACAGCTGTTCAACCTGTCTGAGAAGAGGCATGACATCGCCCGGATCAGTCCTAAGGTACCAGAACTGTGCCAGATAACACTGCATTCCTTCTCTTTGACTCCCAGCatctgagtttgtgtttgtatttgcattCCTTAGTTACTCATATAATTACCTCCCTATCACACCCATCCTTTATTTctcccacccacctcccccctgttATGTCCCCCCCCTCAGGTCCAGGATTTTGGCTGGCCCGACCTTCACGCCCCACCCTTGGACAAAATCTGTGCCATGTGCAAGGCCATGGAGGGGtggatgacctctgacctccagcATGTGGTCGTCCTGCTCTGCAAGGTCAGGAGTCCGGGTCGCACCATTATTATGgcgggtgcgggggggggtcaTATTTTGGTTGAGTGGAATAGCAGATGAGTAGACATCTCAGAGACCATTGTTGTTTGGCTGGGCCAAGGTTATCTCTGCATATTCATGTCTCTTGGTAGTCCCATAACTTTTCTTgatgaatgcacatttaagaCGATATAATGAAATACCGTCAAGTATATATGAGTATTTCCTGAGTAAATAATAGCCATATGACTTCAGGCACACAGACCTGCTGCAATATATCTAGGCTTAACTgggttcattattttaattatacatatatattaattaagtttattttatatgttCTTATTCTTACATATATGTCACCCTCACTCACTGTGAACCCTGACGTGTTTGGTGTACTTGTGTCTGCTGTGCCTGTAGTGTGTTCTGAGTGcgttctcagtgtgttctcagtgtgttttgAGTGCGTTCCGTCATGGCGCCTGACGAGCCTTCTGTCCAACTCTGTGTTTCTCAGGGGAATAAAGGCAAGACGGGAGTCATCGTGGCTGCCTACATGCACTACAGCAAGATATCTGCAGGGTAACCCCTCCGTCCCAGTGCAAACCTGTCTCTCTGTAGCCTGCATCTCTGCAGGGTAACCCCTCCATCTCAGTGCAAACCTGTCTCACTGTAgcctgaggggggtggggggcagaccATGTGACATAGTAGCCAGCAATGGCTAAGAGGCTAACCTTTTCAGTGAGATGAGGCCAAAGACCTGATGTGTCGAGTATACGAGTGTAACACAGGtcactgtttgtgtttgtttgtgtttgtttgtgtatgtttgtgtatgcatatgtgcatgtctgagcgtgtgtgtatgtgtgtgtgtgtgtgtgtgtgtacgtttgtctTTGtgtatagaatagaatagaacagaatagaattACTTTGTTTTCCCAGGGAGAACATGGTAGGTCGGGAACatgtatgtgaatatgtgtaAATACttcatatttgtgtatgtgcagggCTGACCAGGCACTCAGTACGCTGGCGATGAGGAAGTTTTGTGAGGACAAGGTGTCCACGTCCCTCCAGCCCTCCCAGAACAGGTAAAGGACAGAGTGCCCTCATCCCCCTTCTCCATTTATCTGCCCATCCTTCTCTCCCCTTTTAGGTGAATTATTTCCTCTGCCTCCTGTGTGGTGGCCTCGTGTTTGCCCTTTTAAAGCGGGGACAGAGAGCCAGGCTGTGGGTAAAGTGTCTTTTCTGCAGGTACATCTACTACTTCGCCGGGCTCCTCTCCGGGGGCATAAAGATGAACAGCAGCCCCCTCTTCCTGCACCAAGTGCTCAtcccctctctgccctcctTTCACACTGAGGGAGGTAAGAgctaaattccatcaaaaacctatggtctgaactgaagagagggggtccataagcgcaaacccaaagatatcaatgattctgacaaagctctacatggagcaatggtcagaAATCCCCCCAgatgtgttctctaaccttatcacaaattataggaaaagactcatggctgtcatctttgccaggggtgttttcacaaagtattaaaccagcggtaccaataattgtggaacctgttttttggggaaatatttttttgaataaaaaaatgtaagactttggttgattccaataaatcattaatcaagcacactagtttacacatgttggaaaataaagcttatgtcaactattatttttttagtttagcaaatttttatttgcattttttgtgcatatttatcatgGGTggcaataattctggagcccactgtatatgtgtgcatatgtgtatgtgcgcacgtgtatgtgtgtgtgtgtgtatgcgcatgtgtgtgtatgtgtatgtgcgcacatGAGTGAAAGTTTCAGTATGTATGcaagtgagcatgtgtgtttctaATTGTAGAGCAATAACGGTTTCTCAAATTTATCTCCTCTACTTTTAGTTGAGAGATGAACTGTCCTCTCTGCACTGTGCCATCATACTGTACCAGCTCTCtcttattttttcacacaggatATTTCCccttcctgaagatctaccagTCTATGCAGCTGGTCTACACCTCTGGAGTTtagtgagtctctctctctctctctctctctttctgtatgtgtttgtgtgcatgcaggacAGAATAAGGTCAATATCCATTATTAGTCAttcctttttgtaaaaaaaggaatacatgGAAACATCTCAAAGACAGAGAGTATCACTCCTAGATCTGTCTTAGTGAAGTTCTGCATTGTGAAAAGCTGAGGTTGGAACAGCGCCGCCTCCTGGCCCTGAGGCTCATAGCACACTGACTAAATAAAGCCTCTGGTttgatcaaataaaatacagtggATTAGAATAAACCAAATAGTAAAAGTTAAAGAAGAACTGCATCAACTATCGGGATAGGAACTCAGAAGCACCATACAAGCAGAACTGCCAAATGTTCTGAATCAGTGAGCACAGTCCGGCCTTTGACAAAGTCATATTACAGCTGCCCAGAAAGGATAGGATGCGAATATACCCTCAAATGGAGGGTCAGACAGGGCTGCACTTTCTCACAACATGCGACCAGCAGAAACTCATGAGAGAAGACTGCTTCCCGAAAACAATTTCATTAATCTCCAATTTTCTTGATTTGGGCAAATTTCTCCCCAGATCATTTCATTAATTCACAATTTTCTTAATTTGAGAAACCTTGTTGTgcaaatcatttaattaattcccAATTTTCTTAATTTGAGAAACTTTTTCCCTCAAATCATTTCATTAAtcctcaatttttaaaaaatttgtttttcatacaaattaaattaaatcaattaatttttaaattgaattaagtTGAGTGTATTCATGAGACATGAGGCTTTGTTGTGTCGACATTTGTTGTTTACTATTAGTTAAATGTAGAGTTGTGCTGGTTTGCaattgtgtgtgacagtgagtgtATTAGTAATTCTCTGTAGAGTcctgtgtgcgcttgtgtatgACAGTAAGTATATTAGTAATCAGCAGAGTcatgtgtgcgcttgtgtatgACAGTGAATATATTACTAATTAGCTGTTGAgtcgtgtgtgtgcttgtgtatgacAGTGAGTGTATTAGTCGTACCTGCAGagttgtgtatttgtgttggtgtgtctcCGTGTGACGGGAAGGCCTACACTGTTGCTTAGTGACCTGCAGGGTTCCGGAGGCAGGAGGATCTGCATTACAGTGGAACCCGCGCTGCTGCTCAAGGGTGATATCATGGTGAGTGAGAGCATGCGCTTAAATGCAGGGGGCCAGTCTCCCCCTCTGCAGCCAGTGAGGGGGTCCCCTTATTGTACGGACAGCAGACCTTCTCACTGGGACCGGACACCAGTCACCGTCTCCCCTGTGTGCTCTGGCGCCCTCTGCAGGTGAAGTGCTATCATCGCCAAGCTCACGTGGCGGAGCGGGAGACGGTGTTCCGGCTGCAGTTCCACACCTGCACCGTCCACGGTGCCCAGCTGTGGTTCGGGAAGGAGGAGCTGGACGTGGCGTGCTCTGGtacaggggagaggagaggacgggagagggaaggagaggagagaaattgGAAAATATGGGGGGAGAGACAGCGGGATGCCACGTTGCATCACCGTAGAGTCCTGTCCAAAGAAATTTGAAAGATAACACTTGGTACAATTTTCATAGTGGTATACCAATACTTATCGGTATTTAGATCAGctggaattaaattaaaacagcagGTCCAGCAGCTTTAATTCTAGTGGAGGGGTATGAGGATGAACAGCTTATCCTTTCTTGCCCATCCAGTGTTGGCAGTAAGtgttcaaaatgtacatttaagtCCCTGTATGATATATTGTATCATACTGAGGGTCCACCATTggtgttatttttgtattaagTCAGACCTGTGGATGTGTGACATATAAGCTATTTATTGGAAGGTAAAGATGTACAGGACTTAAGGGAAATAGCTGTATAGATTTGCATATGATTCAGTTCCTTATATGATTTGCTGAAATGTTCATTGTGACGTTTTAACAGAATGTCCTAAATGTCCCTTCCAGATGATCGATTCGCTTCTGACGCCACGGTGGAATTTGTGTTCTCCTCCGGaccagagaaaatgaaaggtggTTTGTAAAGCTGTTTTTGTACTAACACGTTTCTTTGATAATTCTGAGGGATCTTCAAGAAACACTTCCAAATTCTACCAGCATCTGAAGTTAAGGTATTTTAAATCCACACCTGACCCAGGGACGGGAGCAACTGACAAGCATCGTTTAGGAGGGATTTGGGGGCGGGGAACAGGAAAATACTTCCTCACCTGTCATCCAGCCAGGTCATTGGATATCAGTGTTTCTCCAGCCTTCACAAAACATGTTCTAAATCAACCTAATTCAGCCACTTTAGAAGCTAATTTAAAGCTGCGCTGGTTTACTCGTTTATCTTCCGGCATCAATGagtcctgtttgtgtgtgtgtgacaggatggGAGTGTCAGAGGAACCACCCCGCAGTCACGGTGGACTACAACACCGCGGACCCCGTGGTGCGCTGGGACTCCTACGAGAACTTCAACCTGCGGCACCAGGACAGTCTggaaggtgggcggggctctgctgCTCGAAGGGCGGTTAATGTGCGGAGAAAGGCTcctgttttaaatcatttattcGTACAGCACATCAGCATGCAAGTTGGTGTCTGCAATTGAAAGCACAGTGAACTAAGCACAGGTGGAaattccaggggtcagaaagtaaaagtcctgccatgtatttcatccacccctgaactcagccagctgatttacctcctggctgaagaatggtgctcattagcaaatccaggtgactggaataaaatcctgggatgaacttttattttctgaacctggttttttccacctctggaacTAAGTGTTCTGTCCGCATCGCGCAGATATCGCCCACACGCGCGGGCCCCTGGACGGCAGCCTGTACGCCCAGGTGAAGAAGAGACGCGGACCGGGCTCAGGCGGCACCCCCACCTACAACGGCCGCTCCGCAGACTCCCCCATCGAGCCCCTGtcccccggccacgcccccggccACACCCCCGGCCGCGCCCCCGCCGAGCTCCCGGAGGACGTCCGGTGCCTGCCGCCCCCCACctggcaggagagggaggagctggaccGCCTCCTGGGCGGGATTGAGGGCAGGAGGGCGAGaggcggggagagggagagggagacggcCATCTTGGATGAGGGGGACGCCGCGCCCTCGCTCGTGCGGTCCTGCTCCTGCCGGCACGGTGCGGAGAGTCCCGTCTTCCAGCCCAACGGGTACTGCCCGAACAGCGCCGACGGgcgccccgcccaccccgggccttcctctgcccctcccactcccctccTGGAGCCGTTCCAGCACCACCACGCCCACCAtcgcctggccccgcccccgccggacGTCCTGTGGGAGCGTCAGCAGCAAGCCCCGCCTACCCGGCTGCAGCGCTCCTGCTCCGAGGGGCCGTCCCACCACCTGTGCCCTTACCCGCCCCAGGAcctgccccttcccccccacatCCACACCCTCCCGTCCCCCAGGCTGCTCTACAAGGGGGACGACTTCGCGCCCCTCCACCCTCACTACCCCCACCCGCGTCGCTCCCAGCCCTCCAGCCCTTACCGCGAAATGCTGCTGCTCGACGCTCCGCCGCCCCCTGGCTGCCCGTGCCGGGACTGCAGTTGCCGGCGGGAGGAGTCGGCTGTCGCCGTCAAAGCCCTCCACGCCCTGCGTCTGGACCAGGGGGAGGGGTCACactgggggagggaggcggagctgagGCGCTGCAGGGATTCGGACCTGCACTGGGACAGGGAGGCGGAGCTACACCGGGAGGCGGGGCTGAGGCGGGGCAGGGAGATGGCGCTGCagtgggagagggacagggaggccGAGATGCActgggagcgggagagggaggcggagcttTGGCACCGGAGGTCCGCGGCGGCCCCGTACGGCCGCCACGGCAACGATCTGGTGCATTTCGCCTTTGACCCCTTGCCCTCCGGTCACCCTGCGTACTCCGACCCCTCCCACACGCACTTgtacacccacccccacacgcaCATGGACCTGAAATACAGCAGCGGGAGCAGCGGGTACCACACCCCCGCTGCCCTCTACCCCTGCGCCCCCTACCAGCCCTCCCCCTCCGAAAGCCGGGGGTACGCCTCGGGGTACCAGTCGGAGTCCGCCTCCCCGCTGCCGCCCCACGGGCACAGCTCCACCACCTCCCTTCAGGACTCCGCCCCACCCGATGACCCGCGCGGTTCCTCTGGAGGCCCCAAATCCCAGGGCTGCCCGTCCGACTGCCAGACCGGTGAGCTTCACGCCGACGGTCCAGCCTGCCTGAGCTTTGTCCGTCATGAACTGTGAATTCAAAACCTGTTCCATATCCTTCCTTATcttctccacccctctcctttctctggTGACAGGAGGCTCTGAAGACGTGACGGACAGCATGGCTTGGCAAGACAGCATTTCCCAGAGTTCACTGAGGCAAGATGTGAGGGTCACGCCCTCCGACCTCTCAGGGCCGCCCACCCCTGTTGACACCAGCAGTCCCCTGCTCACTCAGGAAAGGTACGGTCCCTCTCTCGCTTCAACGGTTTCTTGCTATAAGGTTTCAAGTcttcagtcctggtcctggagaatcACAGAGTCAGCTGGCTTTTGCTGTTACTCAGTACTTGAGTACCGCAGCAATTGATCAGTTCAGAGAGTTGATTACACGGCTAACTTGGGTCCCCTGGTTTCTTGAGTCTGAATTGATTGCTGATcttaaaccagcagactctgtggctctccaggaccaggactgaggaTCCCTGAATTAGAACTTCAGCCATCAGCTGTTCTTTTCAGCTGCATGTGAAATATGCAGTAGCCTGTCAGTACTGCGCCCTGTCAGGTtatctctcctgtgtgtttcagctccagctcaggggacacagaggtgtgtgtgagaggtgttaATGCCGTCCCTGGCAGTGACCCCCctgtgggcccccaggaccctGACAGCCCGTGCCCAGCGCCCCAGGGGGATCAGTCTGATGGGAAAGACCCCGCCCACCCGGACTCTCTCACCCCGCCCACACCGCAAGCCGCCCCAGACCGTGCAGCGGGTGAACACGGACAGCCGCCAGCTGCTGCGGCCACGCCCGAGCCCACAGAGAGCCCTAAAGGGTCCGTCCTCTCCCAGACAGACCCAAAAAGCGCCCCGCCCCTCGACCCCGACCCCCTTCCCGTCTCTCCGGGGCCCGGTTCAACGCTGAACGCCTCTACCCCTCCCACGGAGAGAAGTCTTGAGTCCCTCAATGCAGGCTCCACCCCTAgtccaagccccgcccccagctcgaccccttccaccccccagcctccccctgcCAGCCCGgagcgccccccctcctctgagCCTCCTGCGCCTGGCTTTGCCACGGTCGGGCGGAGACTGGGGGCGGAGCACCTGCAGCCTTACCCCGGTGTCCATGGCAACGGCGGGAATCTCAaacccccgtcccccgtcccagAGGGCCACTCCACCCCAACCTTCCCCCTGTCCTCAAACTACTACCTGCTGAATGCCCCGCCCGTCCCCTACACGGGGTACATAGCCGTCACCATCCCCACgtgccccgcccagcccccgcTCCCCGAAAAACGCCGCTCCTCCGCCCCGCACGGGCCCGCGGTTGGGCGGGGCTCCGCCCTGAGGGGGTCCTCCTTCCTACACCTGCCTGCCAAACCCCCAGGCCACTCCGCGACCCACCACGTCAGCTTCTGCGCCCCAGTGGGGGAGGCGGCGCCCCAAATCGGGCCGGTCGAGCGGCCCCAGGGACCGGTCGAGGAGGCGGAGCCCCGGGTCAGCGCCAAGTTTGTCCAGGACAGTTCACGGTTCTGGTACAAGCCCACCATCTCCAGAGACCAAGGTAAACGCACACCCTCACATCCTCAAACatgtctcattacattacatttagatGCTTTTATgcaaagcgacatacaacaatTGCATACtgaaaggtcattggaacaagtacaaaacacaggtctgatgaggtacagtactcattatgtaacagttattcatagccatgaacacagtaagtccagttcacacagaaaCCACAGGCTAGgtcagtaagcataggctaggtcagaaagtaatgttAATTCAAACTAGGAAGcgtgacaacaagctacaacatcaagataacgatacaagtgcaaGTCCCACTCAACAATGTTTTGTatctatttttcatttaatgtttttgtttgcatcACAGAGTGTCTATGACTTGTTGGAGGTCTTCTGTGGATATCCCTCTCTGACATTGCTTAACCTCTTGAACtatctcaaacacacacacacgctccgtAGCCATCGCTGTGCTGAAGGACAGGGAACCGGGAGCTTTCCTGATCCGGGACAGTAACTCCTTCCACGGGGCGTATGGCCTGGCACTGAaggtggccacgccccctgccagcagcagcagaggtaGACCTCCCTTGTCTTTGTGCGTTCACTATGGCAACCGTCACCATGGAGCTGTCGTTACAGTCTTCAGACTGGAATACGTTCAGATACTGTACGATTCATTGGCTGTTACAGAAACCTACATAGGAT
This window contains:
- the LOC135238528 gene encoding tensin-2-like isoform X6 gives rise to the protein MNKVGKEEAHAFREKIFRKKRQCGVCGQNIDSLGSFCRVCKMATHKKCEIKVTTACIPAPLSDLQRRSTDPSRYIQHPGSTRSLPYAKQRNTLPRSFSLDRVMERVMERSYDFDLTYITERIISVFFPPLLEEQRYRANLQEVASMLKSKHQGNFLLFNLSEKRHDIARISPKVQDFGWPDLHAPPLDKICAMCKAMEGWMTSDLQHVVVLLCKGNKGKTGVIVAAYMHYSKISAGADQALSTLAMRKFCEDKVSTSLQPSQNRYIYYFAGLLSGGIKMNSSPLFLHQVLIPSLPSFHTEGGYFPFLKIYQSMQLVYTSGVYDLQGSGGRRICITVEPALLLKGDIMVKCYHRQAHVAERETVFRLQFHTCTVHGAQLWFGKEELDVACSDDRFASDATVEFVFSSGPEKMKGWECQRNHPAVTVDYNTADPVVRWDSYENFNLRHQDSLEDIAHTRGPLDGSLYAQVKKRRGPGSGGTPTYNGRSADSPIEPLSPGHAPGHTPGRAPAELPEDVRCLPPPTWQEREELDRLLGGIEGRRARGGERERETAILDEGDAAPSLVRSCSCRHGAESPVFQPNGYCPNSADGRPAHPGPSSAPPTPLLEPFQHHHAHHRLAPPPPDVLWERQQQAPPTRLQRSCSEGPSHHLCPYPPQDLPLPPHIHTLPSPRLLYKGDDFAPLHPHYPHPRRSQPSSPYREMLLLDAPPPPGCPCRDCSCRREESAVAVKALHALRLDQGEGSHWGREAELRRCRDSDLHWDREAELHREAGLRRGREMALQWERDREAEMHWEREREAELWHRRSAAAPYGRHGNDLVHFAFDPLPSGHPAYSDPSHTHLYTHPHTHMDLKYSSGSSGYHTPAALYPCAPYQPSPSESRGYASGYQSESASPLPPHGHSSTTSLQDSAPPDDPRGSSGGPKSQGCPSDCQTGGSEDVTDSMAWQDSISQSSLRQDVRVTPSDLSGPPTPVDTSSPLLTQESSSSGDTEVCVRGVNAVPGSDPPVGPQDPDSPCPAPQGDQSDGKDPAHPDSLTPPTPQAAPDRAAGEHGQPPAAAATPEPTESPKGSVLSQTDPKSAPPLDPDPLPVSPGPGSTLNASTPPTERSLESLNAGSTPSPSPAPSSTPSTPQPPPASPERPPSSEPPAPGFATVGRRLGAEHLQPYPGVHGNGGNLKPPSPVPEGHSTPTFPLSSNYYLLNAPPVPYTGYIAVTIPTCPAQPPLPEKRRSSAPHGPAVGRGSALRGSSFLHLPAKPPGHSATHHVSFCAPVGEAAPQIGPVERPQGPVEEAEPRVSAKFVQDSSRFWYKPTISRDQAIAVLKDREPGAFLIRDSNSFHGAYGLALKVATPPASSSRAAGDPQEQLVRHFLIERGPRGVKIKGCQNEPYFGSLSALVYQHSITHISLPCVLLIPDKDPVGELQESQTAGNSTSTAADLLRQGAACNVLYLNSVETESLTGPQAVSKATNTTLSRSPRPPATVVHFKVSAQGVTLTDNQRRVFFRRHYPVNTVTYCSVDPQDRRWTNSDSTTSNRMFGFVAKKPGSVSENVCHLFAELDPEQPATAIVNFINKVMLGPSRK
- the LOC135238528 gene encoding tensin-2-like isoform X4, with the protein product MGCALSAGRSGAERGPAPAEKSPKMVCAERKQEKLRTSKVGKEEAHAFREKIFRKKRQCGVCGQNIDSLGSFCRVCKMATHKKCEIKVTTACIPAPLSDLQRRSTDPSRYIQHPGSTRSLPYAKQRNTLPRSFSLDRVMERVMERSYDFDLTYITERIISVFFPPLLEEQRYRANLQEVASMLKSKHQGNFLLFNLSEKRHDIARISPKVQDFGWPDLHAPPLDKICAMCKAMEGWMTSDLQHVVVLLCKGNKGKTGVIVAAYMHYSKISAGADQALSTLAMRKFCEDKVSTSLQPSQNRYIYYFAGLLSGGIKMNSSPLFLHQVLIPSLPSFHTEGGYFPFLKIYQSMQLVYTSGVYDLQGSGGRRICITVEPALLLKGDIMVKCYHRQAHVAERETVFRLQFHTCTVHGAQLWFGKEELDVACSDDRFASDATVEFVFSSGPEKMKGWECQRNHPAVTVDYNTADPVVRWDSYENFNLRHQDSLEDIAHTRGPLDGSLYAQVKKRRGPGSGGTPTYNGRSADSPIEPLSPGHAPGHTPGRAPAELPEDVRCLPPPTWQEREELDRLLGGIEGRRARGGERERETAILDEGDAAPSLVRSCSCRHGAESPVFQPNGYCPNSADGRPAHPGPSSAPPTPLLEPFQHHHAHHRLAPPPPDVLWERQQQAPPTRLQRSCSEGPSHHLCPYPPQDLPLPPHIHTLPSPRLLYKGDDFAPLHPHYPHPRRSQPSSPYREMLLLDAPPPPGCPCRDCSCRREESAVAVKALHALRLDQGEGSHWGREAELRRCRDSDLHWDREAELHREAGLRRGREMALQWERDREAEMHWEREREAELWHRRSAAAPYGRHGNDLVHFAFDPLPSGHPAYSDPSHTHLYTHPHTHMDLKYSSGSSGYHTPAALYPCAPYQPSPSESRGYASGYQSESASPLPPHGHSSTTSLQDSAPPDDPRGSSGGPKSQGCPSDCQTGGSEDVTDSMAWQDSISQSSLRQDVRVTPSDLSGPPTPVDTSSPLLTQESSSSGDTEVCVRGVNAVPGSDPPVGPQDPDSPCPAPQGDQSDGKDPAHPDSLTPPTPQAAPDRAAGEHGQPPAAAATPEPTESPKGSVLSQTDPKSAPPLDPDPLPVSPGPGSTLNASTPPTERSLESLNAGSTPSPSPAPSSTPSTPQPPPASPERPPSSEPPAPGFATVGRRLGAEHLQPYPGVHGNGGNLKPPSPVPEGHSTPTFPLSSNYYLLNAPPVPYTGYIAVTIPTCPAQPPLPEKRRSSAPHGPAVGRGSALRGSSFLHLPAKPPGHSATHHVSFCAPVGEAAPQIGPVERPQGPVEEAEPRVSAKFVQDSSRFWYKPTISRDQAIAVLKDREPGAFLIRDSNSFHGAYGLALKVATPPASSSRAAGDPQEQLVRHFLIERGPRGVKIKGCQNEPYFGSLSALVYQHSITHISLPCVLLIPDKDPVGELQESQTAGNSTSTAADLLRQGAACNVLYLNSVETESLTGPQAVSKATNTTLSRSPRPPATVVHFKVSAQGVTLTDNQRRVFFRRHYPVNTVTYCSVDPQDRRMFGFVAKKPGSVSENVCHLFAELDPEQPATAIVNFINKVMLGPSRK